One window from the genome of Candidatus Didemnitutus sp. encodes:
- a CDS encoding fibronectin type III domain-containing protein, whose translation MKRAGLASAVAALLGTLLSASSPVWWQQRGVTVPNASPDDYAVANVGQLKHIAQQAAAEMDALLPDGAGPEISQLVHSWTAPAAENVVRNDYAALTQGQLKAVAKLFYDRLAAVGAHGPPLAHGAAYPWTVTTSDDASYAPANLGQLKFLFSFDVFDNDQDGLPDNWERLYFGHLNNTGGEDPGGVGRTLLQSYQQGLSPWPAPTVSAGLRAWYRADKGVIKDENNRISQWTDLSGQGLHVLQMADPGRQPLLTNNALNGQPAVSFDSAQLLLQTPRAVDVQGSGDDRTLIVVLRPAAQQTGEMTILDEQWGEPSYNPALRTVGGNNQVSLLWMGNEIAGVRSVPQFNLTAGEVQILSAVKNGATASSYLNGVGLGSNLQDDATLSHAPGYWAIGNRPNAPYYGFQGEIAEVLIYNRALTETERQQVETALTTKYVNPDADGDGLLDTWEDQHLGTRTYTGGEDPGGVGRTLLQSYQQGLSPWPAPTVSAGLRAWYRADKGVIKDENNRISQWTDLSGQGLHVLQMADPGRQPLLTNNALNGQPAVSFDSAQLLLQTPRAVDVQGSGDDRTLIVVLRPAAQQTGEMTILDEQWGEPSYNPALRTVGGNNQVSLLWMGNEIAGVRSVPQFNLTAGEVQILSAVKNGATASSYLNGVGLGSNLQDDATLSHAPGYWAIGNRPNAPYYGFQGEIAEVLIYNRALTETERQQVETALTTKYVNPDADGDGLLDTWEDQHLGTRTYTGGEDPGGVGRTLLQSYQQGLSPWPAPTVSAGLRAWYRADKGVIKDENNRISQWTDLSGQGLHVLQMADPGRQPLLTNNALNGQPAVSFDSAQLLLQTPRAVDVQGSGDDRTLIVVLRPAAQQTGEMTILDEQWGEPSYNPALRTVGGNNQVSLLWMGNEIAGVRSVPQFNLTAGEVQILSAVKNGATASSYLNGVGLGSNLQDDATLSHAPGYWAIGNRPNAPYYGFQGEIAEVLIYNRALTETERQQVETALTTKYVNPDADGDGLLDTWEDQHLGTRTYTGGEDPGGVGRTLLQSYQQGLSPWPAPTVSAGLRAWYRADKGVIKDENNRISQWTDLSGQAFHVRQTIDNARRPLLVADAINHKAALEFDSTQVLQSSGFADVCAGSDDETLFVVAVPSAVQGDRANVVYLGHGEQGYFADGLQGDSNNNYMMAWPGDYAPAVTATPNAVQIFSAVKEAAQAASFLNGTAVASRAVQPEIVAPPAVMAIGNGTHPYYGFNGRIAEVLIYNRALTAAERQQVETALKFRYGIVDPNGDADGDGLSNADELARGTDPYAADTDGDGLDDGLEVAIGTNPLVSDLDSVPSRFQGRRLHLRADAGLTLNGQFVSQWNDLSGNNNHAVNTQGGRQPVKDVDAVSGAIAVKFDGLDDYLQLPNVTAGMTQGEIFAVVRRQASTGGGTIWSFGSGSNVYPQSNNTIQEAFGTSSARIGPPVSADLTKWQLYNVRASASGWESRITGKTYLQAAGNTVSFSQTSPILGWSINTAYGSALNGAVAELIVYDHVLTEQERAALGVYFNLRHHLVTVASAPAGLAAAGISASQIVLSWQEATTTNGGLTYEIERRSSTGDFAVVAEVRDGTMYFDSAVVAGETYTYRVKARNYAGDSPYSNEASASPGDGAAMPLTGMRLWLRGETLTSGAVEAWEDMSGSGNTATNTNAIRQPSVQIDPVTDRKTVRFDGVDDYLQLPNVTAGMTQGEVFVVVKAATVTNGNGQALWSFGSGTALYVPGNAIYETFGTNVRRDAPGANVDLTKWTLYNVSAESNGNWSSRLNGQNYYSVSGNTVSFSNATPTLGGGVPITGAIAEIIVYDHALTEGERTAVGFYLNLRHGFVSPPPVPGGLTAKAISASQISLSWAETPNGAGTTFAVERKTGSGDFVSVAEVKDVFSYIDSALNPTATYTYRVKARTYGGSSGYSNEASATTFDTGAPMPNAGMRLWLKGETQAAGPVLTWRDQSGNNNHAFNNNANRRPVAELEPQTGRMVVRFDGVDDYLQLPNVTGGMTQGEVFVVVKSATVTNGNGQALWTFGSGTALYVPGNAIYETFGTNVRRDAPGANVDLTKWTLYNVSAEPNGNWSSRLNGQDYYSVSGNTVSFSNATPTLGGGVPITGAIAELIVYDHVLTNAERSAVGTYLAQRHAFVASPQAPTPLTAQAVSGSQISLGWAGAPNGSGTTFVVERKTGAGDFAPVTEVKDVFSYIDSALTASTAYTYRVKAKTYAGSSGYSNEASATTFDTGSAMPTTGIRLWLKGETQPPGRVLTWLDQSGNNNHAFNTNTARQPQAEVDAQTGRIVVRFDGVDDMLQLPNVTAGMTQGEAFVVVKTAPAPDNNGRRLWSLGSADAYFIPDNRLFDGFGTSTRRDGLGFGADFSQWTLYNVSAEAGGKWSNRLNGKKYLTITGNTVSFTSTAPQLGGGRPLDGPIAELIVYDHALTEAERTAVAIYLNQRHGFATPPGTPTALTAGGISPTQISLSWSGLVRRATTAYVIERKSGAADYAPLAEVQDVCSFIDATVAAGTNYTYRVKARTYAGSSSGYSNEAGATSLVEGSAMPLSGVRLWFKGESLGQGAVPRWPDLSGNSNDAGTTFLNRQPVAEVDLQTNRTVVRFDGLDDALQLPDVTAGMTQGEAFVLVKAAPVPDGNGRWLWSLGRDATGFGIGNTIAEGFGTSVRRDGPTAGPDLTQWQLYNVSASATGWESRISGQIYQSFATNTVSFSSTAPVIGGSRSIDGAIAEVIVYDHPLTEQERLAVGFYFSQRYGFLAALAVPTNLAASAVSPTEVCLTWTMPAATRGTTYQVDRRAGSGNYQRIGTATGPSFFDRTAPAGTTCAYRVRAVNYAGYSAFSADASVVTAATGAAAAFPTTGLKLWLDASTLGNADTVSTWRELSGASNHATQAAAPARPLVIQNQLAGLPVVRFDGTDDVLQLPGFLSGATAAEVFVVVRAGTFTPARNLGLWQFGPGDSLYSASNGTTLESFGSSVTRSGPVPLQALTQYHTYNISAQAGEWISRVNDIPYVLAAANTVQFRASFQLGVADTGRFGGDIAEILVFDRVLAPEERESVNRYLNVKYRLVPEGYANVNAFNFDSDGDGLSNAAEAAAGSNPYATDTDGDGMPDGWEVAHGLNPLVADALADADGDGRTNLEEYLAGTDPTVADAADPAAPVQLKIYHPVQRQP comes from the coding sequence ATGAAACGCGCGGGGTTGGCGTCGGCTGTAGCCGCTTTATTGGGCACGTTGTTGTCGGCGAGCTCGCCGGTGTGGTGGCAACAGCGAGGGGTGACCGTACCGAACGCGAGCCCAGATGATTACGCCGTGGCGAACGTCGGTCAGTTGAAGCACATCGCTCAACAGGCCGCCGCGGAGATGGACGCGCTGCTGCCTGATGGGGCGGGGCCGGAAATCTCACAGCTCGTTCATTCATGGACAGCGCCGGCGGCGGAAAATGTAGTGCGCAACGACTACGCGGCGCTCACGCAAGGCCAGTTGAAAGCCGTCGCAAAGCTTTTCTACGACCGCCTCGCCGCGGTCGGCGCTCACGGGCCGCCCCTGGCTCACGGAGCAGCTTATCCTTGGACGGTGACCACTAGCGATGACGCCAGTTATGCTCCTGCGAACCTTGGCCAGTTGAAGTTTCTCTTCAGCTTCGATGTTTTCGACAATGATCAGGACGGCCTGCCCGATAATTGGGAGCGTCTTTACTTCGGCCATCTAAACAACACCGGCGGGGAAGATCCGGGTGGGGTGGGGCGGACGCTGCTGCAGTCGTACCAGCAAGGGCTGAGTCCGTGGCCAGCGCCGACGGTCAGCGCAGGCCTGCGAGCGTGGTATCGTGCGGACAAAGGCGTGATCAAGGACGAGAATAACCGGATCAGCCAGTGGACGGATCTGTCGGGGCAGGGCTTGCACGTGCTGCAGATGGCAGATCCAGGGCGGCAGCCGCTGTTGACGAACAACGCGCTAAACGGACAGCCGGCGGTGAGCTTCGATTCGGCGCAGTTGCTTTTGCAGACCCCGCGGGCAGTGGACGTGCAGGGCAGCGGGGACGATCGGACGCTGATCGTGGTGTTGCGCCCGGCGGCGCAGCAGACCGGGGAAATGACGATCCTTGATGAGCAATGGGGCGAGCCATCGTATAACCCGGCGCTGCGCACGGTGGGGGGCAACAACCAGGTGTCCTTACTCTGGATGGGCAACGAGATCGCCGGGGTGCGCAGTGTGCCGCAGTTCAACCTGACGGCCGGGGAGGTGCAAATCCTCAGTGCGGTGAAGAATGGCGCGACGGCGAGCAGCTACCTCAACGGAGTAGGGCTGGGGAGCAACCTGCAGGATGATGCGACGCTCAGCCATGCGCCCGGATACTGGGCGATCGGCAATCGGCCGAACGCTCCGTACTACGGCTTCCAAGGTGAGATCGCGGAAGTGCTCATCTACAACCGGGCACTCACCGAGACGGAGCGCCAGCAGGTCGAGACCGCGTTGACCACCAAGTATGTGAACCCTGATGCCGATGGAGACGGGTTACTCGATACCTGGGAAGATCAGCATCTGGGGACGCGGACGTACACCGGCGGGGAAGATCCGGGTGGGGTGGGGCGGACGCTGCTGCAGTCGTACCAGCAAGGGCTGAGTCCGTGGCCAGCGCCGACGGTCAGCGCAGGCCTGCGAGCGTGGTATCGTGCGGACAAAGGCGTGATCAAGGACGAGAATAACCGGATCAGCCAGTGGACGGATCTGTCGGGGCAGGGCTTGCACGTGCTGCAGATGGCAGATCCAGGGCGGCAGCCGCTGTTGACGAACAACGCGCTAAACGGACAGCCGGCGGTGAGCTTCGATTCGGCGCAGTTGCTTTTGCAGACCCCGCGGGCAGTGGACGTGCAGGGCAGCGGGGACGATCGGACGCTGATCGTGGTGTTGCGCCCGGCGGCGCAGCAGACCGGGGAAATGACGATCCTTGATGAGCAATGGGGCGAGCCATCGTATAACCCGGCGCTGCGCACGGTGGGGGGCAACAACCAGGTGTCCTTACTCTGGATGGGCAACGAGATCGCCGGGGTGCGCAGTGTGCCGCAGTTCAACCTGACGGCCGGGGAGGTGCAAATCCTCAGTGCGGTGAAGAATGGCGCGACGGCGAGCAGCTACCTCAACGGAGTAGGGCTGGGGAGCAACCTGCAGGATGATGCGACGCTCAGCCATGCGCCCGGATACTGGGCGATCGGCAATCGGCCGAACGCTCCGTACTACGGCTTCCAAGGTGAGATCGCGGAAGTGCTCATCTACAACCGGGCACTCACCGAGACGGAGCGCCAGCAGGTCGAGACCGCGTTGACCACCAAGTATGTGAACCCTGATGCCGATGGAGACGGGTTACTCGATACCTGGGAAGATCAGCATCTGGGGACGCGGACGTACACCGGCGGGGAAGATCCGGGTGGGGTGGGGCGGACGCTGCTGCAGTCGTACCAGCAAGGGCTGAGTCCGTGGCCAGCGCCGACGGTCAGCGCAGGCCTGCGAGCGTGGTATCGTGCGGACAAAGGCGTGATCAAGGACGAGAATAACCGGATCAGCCAGTGGACGGATCTGTCGGGGCAGGGCTTGCACGTGCTGCAGATGGCAGATCCAGGGCGGCAGCCGCTGTTGACGAACAACGCGCTAAACGGACAGCCGGCGGTGAGCTTCGATTCGGCGCAGTTGCTTTTGCAGACCCCGCGGGCAGTGGACGTGCAGGGCAGCGGGGACGATCGGACGCTGATCGTGGTGTTGCGCCCGGCGGCGCAGCAGACCGGGGAAATGACGATCCTTGATGAGCAATGGGGCGAGCCATCGTATAACCCGGCGCTGCGCACGGTGGGGGGCAACAACCAGGTGTCCTTACTCTGGATGGGCAACGAGATCGCCGGGGTGCGCAGTGTGCCGCAGTTCAACCTGACGGCCGGGGAGGTGCAAATCCTCAGTGCGGTGAAGAATGGCGCGACGGCGAGCAGCTACCTCAACGGAGTAGGGCTGGGGAGCAACCTGCAGGATGATGCGACGCTCAGCCATGCGCCCGGATACTGGGCGATCGGCAATCGGCCGAACGCTCCGTACTACGGCTTCCAAGGTGAGATCGCGGAAGTGCTCATCTACAACCGGGCACTCACCGAGACGGAGCGCCAGCAGGTCGAGACCGCGTTGACCACCAAGTATGTGAACCCTGATGCCGATGGAGACGGGTTACTCGATACCTGGGAAGATCAGCATCTGGGGACGCGGACGTACACCGGCGGGGAAGATCCGGGTGGGGTGGGGCGGACGCTGCTGCAGTCGTACCAGCAAGGGCTGAGTCCGTGGCCAGCGCCGACGGTCAGCGCAGGCCTGCGAGCGTGGTATCGTGCGGACAAAGGCGTGATCAAGGACGAGAATAACCGGATCAGCCAGTGGACGGATCTGTCGGGGCAGGCATTCCATGTTCGGCAGACGATCGACAATGCGCGCAGGCCGCTGCTGGTGGCCGATGCGATCAACCATAAAGCCGCGCTCGAATTCGACAGTACGCAGGTACTGCAGTCCTCAGGATTCGCCGACGTGTGCGCCGGCAGCGATGACGAGACGCTGTTCGTTGTCGCCGTCCCGAGCGCAGTCCAGGGCGACAGAGCCAACGTCGTATACCTGGGCCATGGCGAGCAGGGCTACTTTGCCGACGGCCTGCAGGGCGATTCCAATAACAATTACATGATGGCGTGGCCGGGCGACTACGCGCCCGCGGTCACTGCGACCCCGAACGCCGTGCAGATCTTCAGTGCGGTGAAGGAGGCGGCGCAGGCCGCGTCGTTCCTGAATGGTACGGCCGTTGCGAGCCGCGCGGTTCAACCGGAGATCGTCGCCCCACCCGCGGTCATGGCCATCGGCAACGGCACGCATCCCTACTATGGCTTCAACGGACGCATCGCCGAGGTGCTCATCTATAATCGCGCTCTCACCGCTGCGGAGCGCCAGCAGGTTGAAACCGCGCTGAAATTCCGCTACGGAATCGTCGACCCCAACGGCGATGCGGACGGGGATGGCTTATCCAACGCGGATGAGCTTGCCCGCGGGACCGATCCGTACGCCGCCGACACCGATGGCGACGGATTGGATGACGGCTTGGAGGTTGCCATCGGCACCAATCCGCTGGTGTCGGACCTCGACTCCGTCCCCTCCCGCTTCCAAGGACGGCGGCTGCATTTGCGGGCCGATGCCGGGCTGACCCTCAACGGGCAATTCGTTTCCCAGTGGAACGATCTCTCGGGCAACAATAATCACGCGGTGAACACCCAAGGCGGTCGTCAGCCGGTGAAAGATGTCGACGCAGTGAGTGGCGCGATCGCCGTGAAATTCGACGGCCTGGACGACTACCTCCAGCTGCCGAATGTCACCGCCGGCATGACCCAGGGCGAAATTTTCGCCGTGGTGCGCCGGCAGGCCAGCACGGGTGGAGGCACGATCTGGTCGTTTGGATCGGGCTCCAACGTATATCCGCAAAGCAACAATACGATCCAAGAGGCTTTCGGGACCAGCAGTGCCAGAATAGGGCCCCCGGTGTCAGCCGACTTGACTAAATGGCAATTGTACAACGTGCGCGCCAGCGCGAGCGGGTGGGAAAGCCGGATCACCGGAAAGACTTACCTCCAGGCCGCCGGCAACACCGTTAGCTTCTCTCAGACCAGCCCGATCCTGGGTTGGAGCATCAACACCGCTTACGGTTCGGCTTTGAACGGCGCGGTGGCCGAATTGATCGTCTACGACCACGTCTTGACCGAGCAGGAGCGCGCCGCGTTGGGTGTTTATTTCAATCTGCGGCACCATCTCGTGACGGTGGCCTCTGCGCCGGCCGGACTCGCGGCCGCAGGAATTTCGGCGAGCCAGATCGTGCTGAGCTGGCAGGAGGCGACGACCACGAACGGCGGCCTGACGTACGAGATCGAACGCAGAAGCTCAACCGGAGATTTCGCCGTGGTCGCGGAGGTGCGCGACGGAACCATGTATTTCGATTCCGCCGTGGTCGCCGGCGAAACTTATACCTACCGCGTGAAAGCGCGGAACTACGCGGGCGACTCGCCCTACAGTAATGAAGCCTCAGCTTCGCCCGGAGACGGGGCGGCAATGCCGCTGACCGGCATGAGGCTGTGGCTGAGGGGAGAGACTTTGACGAGCGGCGCCGTAGAGGCATGGGAAGATATGTCCGGCAGCGGCAACACCGCGACCAATACGAATGCAATCCGCCAGCCGTCCGTACAGATCGATCCCGTCACCGACAGGAAAACCGTGCGCTTCGACGGCGTGGACGACTATCTCCAATTGCCGAACGTGACGGCGGGAATGACGCAAGGTGAAGTGTTCGTGGTGGTGAAGGCGGCGACAGTGACGAACGGCAACGGGCAAGCGTTGTGGTCGTTCGGTTCTGGGACCGCGCTCTATGTGCCGGGAAACGCCATCTACGAGACGTTCGGCACCAACGTCCGTCGCGACGCGCCGGGAGCCAACGTGGATTTGACCAAGTGGACCTTGTACAACGTCAGTGCCGAATCGAACGGTAATTGGTCGAGCCGCTTGAACGGGCAGAACTATTATTCAGTCAGCGGCAACACAGTGAGCTTCTCGAACGCCACTCCGACCTTGGGCGGAGGTGTGCCGATCACCGGAGCGATCGCGGAGATTATCGTGTACGATCATGCGCTCACGGAGGGAGAACGGACGGCGGTCGGGTTTTATCTGAACCTGCGTCACGGTTTCGTCAGCCCGCCTCCCGTTCCTGGCGGCCTGACCGCGAAAGCGATCTCGGCCTCCCAGATCAGCCTGAGCTGGGCCGAAACGCCCAACGGAGCCGGCACGACGTTCGCGGTGGAACGCAAAACCGGCAGCGGGGATTTCGTGTCGGTGGCCGAAGTCAAAGACGTGTTCAGCTATATCGATTCTGCGCTGAATCCGACCGCTACTTACACCTATCGAGTAAAGGCGAGGACGTACGGCGGGAGTTCGGGCTACAGCAACGAGGCTTCCGCGACGACGTTCGACACCGGCGCCCCGATGCCCAACGCTGGCATGCGGCTGTGGTTGAAAGGCGAAACGCAGGCCGCGGGGCCGGTCCTCACTTGGCGAGACCAGTCCGGTAACAACAATCACGCATTCAACAATAACGCGAATCGGCGGCCGGTAGCGGAACTCGAACCGCAGACCGGCCGGATGGTGGTGCGCTTCGACGGCGTGGACGACTATCTCCAATTGCCGAACGTGACCGGGGGCATGACGCAAGGCGAAGTGTTCGTAGTGGTGAAGTCGGCGACGGTGACGAATGGCAACGGACAGGCGCTGTGGACGTTCGGCTCAGGCACCGCACTCTATGTGCCCGGGAACGCGATCTACGAGACGTTCGGCACCAATGTCCGTCGCGACGCACCGGGGGCCAACGTGGATTTGACCAAGTGGACCTTGTACAACGTGAGCGCTGAACCAAACGGCAACTGGTCGAGTCGCTTGAACGGTCAGGACTACTACTCGGTCAGTGGCAACACAGTGAGCTTCTCGAACGCCACCCCGACATTGGGCGGAGGCGTGCCGATCACCGGTGCGATTGCGGAGCTAATCGTCTACGACCATGTGCTCACGAATGCGGAGCGCAGCGCCGTCGGAACCTATCTCGCGCAAAGACACGCCTTCGTCGCGTCCCCCCAGGCTCCGACTCCCCTCACGGCCCAGGCAGTATCAGGGTCGCAGATCAGTCTGGGCTGGGCGGGCGCACCTAACGGATCCGGCACGACGTTCGTGGTCGAGCGCAAGACCGGCGCGGGTGATTTCGCTCCCGTGACGGAGGTGAAGGACGTGTTCAGTTATATTGATTCTGCGCTGACGGCCTCCACCGCATACACCTATCGGGTGAAGGCGAAGACGTATGCCGGAAGCTCGGGCTACAGCAACGAGGCTTCGGCGACGACGTTCGACACCGGTTCGGCCATGCCGACCACCGGCATCCGCCTGTGGCTGAAGGGTGAGACACAGCCGCCCGGCCGGGTCCTGACTTGGCTCGACCAGTCGGGGAACAACAACCACGCCTTCAACACCAACACCGCGCGGCAGCCCCAGGCGGAAGTGGACGCGCAGACCGGTCGGATCGTGGTGCGTTTCGACGGCGTGGACGACATGCTCCAGCTGCCGAATGTCACGGCGGGCATGACGCAGGGCGAAGCTTTCGTCGTGGTGAAGACCGCACCGGCCCCTGACAACAACGGGCGACGGTTGTGGTCCTTGGGCTCGGCCGACGCCTACTTCATTCCTGATAATAGACTATTCGACGGTTTCGGAACGAGCACTCGCCGGGACGGCCTGGGGTTTGGCGCCGACTTTTCCCAATGGACGTTGTACAACGTAAGCGCCGAAGCCGGTGGAAAGTGGTCGAATCGGCTGAACGGGAAAAAATATCTCACGATCACCGGCAATACCGTCAGCTTCACCTCCACCGCGCCGCAGCTGGGAGGCGGAAGGCCCTTGGATGGTCCGATCGCCGAGCTGATCGTCTATGATCATGCACTGACCGAGGCCGAGCGGACGGCGGTGGCGATCTATTTGAACCAGCGCCACGGCTTCGCCACACCGCCGGGCACGCCGACGGCTCTCACCGCCGGAGGAATCTCTCCGACGCAAATCAGCTTGAGCTGGTCGGGCTTAGTGAGGCGCGCGACCACCGCTTACGTCATCGAGCGAAAGAGCGGGGCCGCAGACTATGCTCCGTTGGCCGAAGTGCAGGATGTGTGCAGCTTCATTGACGCGACCGTCGCCGCGGGCACAAACTATACGTATCGGGTCAAGGCTCGCACCTACGCCGGCAGCAGTTCCGGCTACAGCAACGAGGCCGGCGCGACCTCGCTCGTTGAAGGCAGCGCGATGCCGCTCAGCGGCGTGCGACTCTGGTTCAAGGGTGAAAGTTTGGGTCAGGGAGCGGTTCCTCGCTGGCCGGACTTGTCCGGGAACTCGAACGATGCGGGTACGACATTTTTGAACCGTCAGCCCGTCGCCGAGGTCGACTTGCAGACAAACCGGACGGTCGTGCGCTTCGACGGTTTGGACGACGCGCTTCAATTGCCGGATGTGACCGCCGGCATGACGCAGGGTGAGGCGTTTGTCCTCGTGAAGGCAGCGCCGGTGCCAGACGGTAATGGCCGCTGGCTTTGGTCTTTGGGACGAGATGCGACAGGGTTCGGGATCGGCAACACGATAGCGGAGGGCTTCGGCACCTCGGTTCGTCGCGACGGGCCCACCGCGGGCCCCGACTTGACGCAATGGCAGCTCTACAACGTTTCTGCTTCGGCTACCGGATGGGAAAGCCGCATCAGCGGGCAGATCTACCAATCCTTCGCCACGAACACCGTCAGCTTCTCGTCGACTGCTCCTGTGATCGGCGGTTCCAGGTCCATTGATGGAGCAATCGCGGAGGTGATTGTCTACGATCACCCGCTCACCGAGCAGGAGCGGCTGGCGGTGGGCTTCTACTTCAGCCAGCGATACGGCTTCCTCGCGGCGCTCGCGGTGCCGACGAATTTGGCTGCCAGCGCCGTGTCGCCAACCGAGGTGTGCCTGACCTGGACCATGCCGGCCGCGACGCGAGGGACGACCTACCAGGTCGACCGCCGGGCCGGCAGTGGCAATTACCAGCGGATCGGCACAGCGACCGGACCGTCCTTCTTCGACCGTACCGCGCCAGCCGGGACGACGTGTGCCTACCGGGTGAGGGCCGTCAATTACGCGGGGTATTCCGCTTTCTCCGCGGACGCATCGGTCGTGACCGCGGCGACAGGCGCAGCGGCCGCATTTCCGACCACCGGCCTCAAATTGTGGCTGGATGCATCGACGCTCGGCAATGCCGACACCGTCAGCACATGGCGCGAGCTTTCCGGTGCCAGCAACCATGCCACCCAAGCTGCGGCGCCGGCTCGTCCGCTCGTGATCCAGAATCAGCTGGCCGGACTGCCGGTCGTCCGCTTCGACGGGACGGACGATGTTCTGCAATTGCCCGGTTTTCTCTCCGGTGCCACCGCCGCAGAGGTCTTCGTGGTTGTCCGAGCGGGCACTTTCACGCCGGCGCGCAACCTGGGGCTCTGGCAGTTCGGCCCGGGCGACTCGCTCTACTCCGCCTCTAACGGCACCACGCTCGAATCGTTCGGCAGCAGCGTGACCCGTTCCGGCCCCGTGCCGCTTCAGGCGCTGACGCAGTATCACACGTACAATATTTCCGCCCAGGCCGGGGAATGGATCAGCCGCGTCAACGACATTCCCTATGTGCTCGCGGCCGCCAACACCGTTCAATTCCGCGCCTCCTTCCAACTCGGCGTTGCCGACACGGGACGCTTCGGCGGCGACATCGCCGAGATCCTGGTCTTCGATCGCGTTCTTGCCCCGGAGGAGCGCGAATCGGTCAACCGATATTTAAATGTGAAGTATCGGCTGGTGCCGGAAGGGTACGCGAACGTGAACGCGTTCAATTTCGACTCGGATGGCGATGGCCTGAGCAATGCAGCCGAAGCCGCCGCCGGCTCCAATCCCTATGCGACCGACACGGACGGGGATGGCATGCCGGACGGCTGGGAAGTCGCCCACGGCCTCAATCCCTTGGTGGCCGACGCGCTGGCCGACGCCGACGGAGACGGCCGCACAAACCTCGAGGAATACCTCGCGGGCACCGATCCTACGGTCGCGGACGCTGCCGATCCGGCCGCGCCCGTCCAACTGAAGATTTATCACCCGGTCCAACGTCAACCATGA
- a CDS encoding glycosyltransferase family 2 protein: MDMRFSVIIPACGRIGPLKFTLNSVRRSLYSFGNCGEVVLVDDGSEEPLAREDLLKKSDNQIRILRKENGGSISARLAGLKEARGDVVLFLDSDDLIHPAKLDAHYAAHSREDVDAVYDDISEVRLLENYEAEFTGGWTLPLAKNGIDLLLKIQPLPHGISFKRSYLLKTLEEPLIPPFRKFDWVGDVWNYYNMLIAPPRFAKIHRPLTAVGPHTDFRFSRNWERLAVEALLLVEAFVQRCPIEPSTIEARIAVGETAFDSWRRLPRDFPPVFADRLLSVWRHSPRGPIKCLGGKWFSFLAALVGPEMAAKIMKLRNHSYSSCRTIDPTALKKLLTRLDSHESLW, encoded by the coding sequence ATGGATATGCGTTTCAGTGTAATAATTCCAGCATGCGGCAGGATCGGACCCCTAAAATTCACCCTTAATAGTGTTCGGCGGTCACTGTATAGCTTCGGGAATTGCGGCGAAGTTGTGTTGGTGGACGATGGATCGGAGGAGCCGCTCGCTCGGGAGGATTTACTTAAGAAATCGGATAACCAGATTCGGATCCTGAGAAAGGAAAACGGAGGCTCTATTTCCGCGAGACTTGCCGGCCTGAAGGAAGCGCGAGGCGACGTCGTACTCTTTTTAGATTCCGACGATCTTATTCATCCAGCAAAACTGGATGCACATTACGCCGCCCATTCAAGGGAGGATGTAGATGCTGTGTACGACGATATCTCAGAGGTACGCCTTCTGGAGAACTACGAGGCGGAGTTCACAGGCGGATGGACGCTTCCGTTGGCAAAGAACGGTATAGACCTATTGCTGAAGATCCAACCACTGCCGCACGGCATCTCTTTTAAGAGATCTTATCTACTCAAGACGCTTGAAGAACCGCTAATTCCGCCTTTCCGAAAATTCGATTGGGTGGGTGATGTATGGAACTACTATAACATGCTCATAGCCCCCCCTCGTTTCGCAAAGATTCACCGGCCACTCACCGCAGTAGGTCCGCACACCGATTTTCGGTTTAGCAGAAACTGGGAACGCCTCGCCGTCGAGGCGTTACTATTGGTGGAAGCATTTGTTCAACGCTGTCCAATTGAACCGAGCACAATTGAGGCCAGGATCGCCGTCGGCGAAACCGCGTTTGATAGCTGGCGCCGTCTGCCAAGAGATTTCCCCCCGGTCTTTGCCGACCGTCTATTGTCTGTATGGAGGCACTCCCCTCGGGGACCAATAAAATGCCTCGGCGGCAAATGGTTCAGCTTCCTCGCCGCGTTGGTGGGCCCTGAAATGGCGGCGAAAATTATGAAACTGCGAAATCACAGCTATTCCAGTTGCCGGACTATTGACCCCACTGCGCTCAAGAAACTTTTGACGAGATTGGATTCGCACGAGTCGCTGTGGTGA